A portion of the Shewanella sp. SNU WT4 genome contains these proteins:
- the nrdG gene encoding anaerobic ribonucleoside-triphosphate reductase-activating protein, translating to MNYHQYFPLDVINGPGTRATLFVSGCEHQCRGCYNQSTWGLNSGHYFDDAMVTQIINDLNDERIKRRGLSLSGGDPLHPANLAAIEHLLLQVREHCPGKDVWLWTGYELSSLSAAQERVVALIDVLVDGKFEQALADPSLRFRGSSNQQIHYLTVNSSPEV from the coding sequence ATGAATTATCATCAATATTTTCCGCTCGATGTGATTAATGGTCCCGGCACGCGCGCCACCTTATTTGTGTCGGGCTGCGAGCATCAATGCCGTGGTTGCTACAACCAAAGCACCTGGGGACTCAATTCTGGGCATTATTTTGATGACGCCATGGTTACGCAAATCATTAACGATTTAAACGATGAGCGTATTAAACGCCGTGGTTTGTCATTAAGTGGCGGCGATCCTTTGCATCCGGCGAATTTAGCCGCCATTGAACACTTATTATTGCAAGTGCGTGAACATTGCCCTGGCAAAGATGTGTGGCTATGGACTGGCTATGAATTATCGAGCTTAAGCGCCGCGCAAGAACGCGTGGTGGCACTCATCGATGTGCTGGTGGATGGTAAATTTGAGCAAGCCTTGGCCGATCCGAGTTTGCGTTTTCGGGGCTCAAGTAATCAGCAAATTCACTATTTGACGGTAAACTCCAGCCCTGAGGTATAA
- a CDS encoding YibL family ribosome-associated protein: MNLKEELQQLNDKLDKFRRKLAVAEQRGDAGVILQFKREIATVTKRIGSIKGQQDRLLNKEGQDIKNLPFKRELTSQEQANMGQLKKTVKDLVVVHPMTKLGRQMGLTKVTGYAPSAF, encoded by the coding sequence ATGAATTTGAAAGAAGAACTGCAACAGCTCAATGACAAGCTGGACAAGTTTCGTCGTAAACTGGCCGTGGCTGAACAGCGCGGTGATGCTGGCGTAATTCTGCAGTTTAAACGTGAAATCGCCACAGTGACTAAGCGTATTGGTAGCATTAAAGGCCAACAAGATCGTTTGCTGAATAAAGAAGGGCAAGACATCAAGAACTTGCCATTCAAGCGTGAATTGACTTCACAAGAGCAAGCCAATATGGGCCAGCTGAAAAAGACGGTAAAAGACTTAGTCGTTGTTCATCCTATGACTAAATTAGGCCGTCAAATGGGCTTAACTAAAGTGACTGGTTACGCTCCTAGTGCATTCTAA